In Bradyrhizobium guangxiense, the following are encoded in one genomic region:
- the tkt gene encoding transketolase: MNISVHAEADLTAVTHNDLANAVRFLAVDAIETSQSGHPGLPMGMADVATVLFSRFLKFDSAHPNWPDRDRFVLSAGHGSMLLYALLHLTGGDVSLDDIKAFRQWGSKTPGHPEYRHTPGVETTTGPLGQGIATAVGMALAERMANARHGDGLVDHFTYVIAGDGCLMEGISQEAISLAGHLGLGRLIVLFDDNGISIDGPTSLATSDDQLARFAASGWSVRRVDGHDPEAVAQAIAEERETAKPSLIACRTIIGYGAPDRQGTEKAHGAPLGAEETAAARRTLGWDYQPFVVPVTIQKAWRMIGQRGQVDRLAWLDRYEDATPEQRDLFVEGKAVALPAAYALAAAKLRERFASERPKLATRQASQQVLDGIAGTIPVLVGGSADLTHSNLTHAKAQAPVTRGAFAGDYIHYGIREHGMAAAMNGLALHGGFIPYGGTFLAFSDYSRPAIRLAALMRLRAIHVMTHDSIGLGEDGPTHQPVEHLAALRVIPNLLVFRPADAVETLEAWDCALSSENRPSVLCLSRQALPTFRSDARGKNRVARGAYLVVSPDGGRDVTLMATGSEVSIALEAARLLATEHIRAAVVSAPCFALFEEQPDDYRAAVLGSAPRVGIEAAVAGDWHRWIGADGEFVGMRGFGASAPAPVLYREFGITPQSIAEAARRAIARKSQ, translated from the coding sequence ATGAACATCTCCGTCCACGCCGAAGCCGACCTGACGGCGGTCACGCACAATGATCTCGCCAACGCCGTCCGCTTCCTCGCGGTCGACGCCATCGAGACCTCGCAGTCGGGTCATCCCGGCCTGCCGATGGGCATGGCCGATGTTGCAACCGTGCTGTTCTCGCGCTTCCTGAAATTCGACTCGGCGCATCCCAATTGGCCGGACCGCGATCGCTTCGTGCTGTCGGCGGGCCATGGCTCGATGCTGCTCTACGCGCTGCTGCATCTGACCGGCGGCGACGTTAGCCTCGACGACATCAAGGCTTTCAGGCAATGGGGCTCGAAGACGCCGGGGCACCCCGAATATCGTCATACGCCCGGCGTCGAGACCACGACGGGACCGCTGGGGCAGGGGATCGCGACCGCGGTCGGCATGGCGCTCGCCGAGCGGATGGCCAATGCGCGGCATGGTGACGGCCTTGTCGATCACTTCACCTATGTGATCGCCGGCGACGGCTGCCTGATGGAAGGCATCAGCCAGGAGGCGATCTCGCTGGCCGGCCATCTCGGGCTCGGCCGGCTGATCGTGCTGTTCGACGACAACGGTATCTCGATCGACGGGCCGACGTCGCTGGCAACGTCCGACGACCAGCTCGCGCGTTTCGCCGCCTCCGGCTGGTCCGTGCGCCGCGTCGACGGGCATGATCCCGAGGCCGTTGCACAAGCGATTGCGGAGGAGCGGGAGACCGCAAAGCCGTCGCTGATCGCCTGCCGCACCATCATCGGCTACGGCGCGCCTGATAGGCAGGGCACCGAGAAGGCGCATGGCGCGCCGCTCGGCGCCGAGGAGACCGCGGCGGCGCGCCGGACGCTGGGCTGGGACTATCAGCCCTTCGTCGTGCCTGTCACGATCCAGAAGGCGTGGCGGATGATCGGGCAGCGCGGACAGGTCGATCGCCTCGCCTGGCTCGATCGCTACGAAGACGCGACGCCCGAGCAGCGCGATCTGTTCGTCGAGGGCAAGGCCGTCGCTCTGCCTGCCGCCTATGCGCTGGCCGCCGCGAAATTGCGCGAGCGCTTTGCCAGTGAGCGGCCGAAGCTCGCGACGCGGCAGGCCTCGCAACAGGTGCTTGACGGCATCGCCGGGACCATCCCAGTTCTGGTCGGCGGCTCTGCGGACCTGACGCATTCGAACCTGACGCACGCCAAGGCGCAGGCTCCCGTCACGCGCGGCGCGTTCGCCGGCGACTACATCCACTACGGCATTCGCGAGCACGGCATGGCCGCCGCGATGAATGGCCTCGCGCTCCATGGCGGCTTCATCCCCTATGGCGGCACGTTCCTCGCGTTCTCCGACTACAGCCGGCCAGCGATCCGCCTTGCGGCGCTAATGCGGCTGCGCGCCATCCACGTGATGACCCACGACTCCATCGGCCTCGGCGAGGACGGCCCGACGCACCAGCCGGTCGAGCATCTCGCGGCGTTGCGCGTCATTCCCAACCTGCTCGTGTTCCGTCCCGCCGACGCGGTGGAGACGCTGGAGGCCTGGGACTGTGCACTCAGCTCCGAGAATCGTCCGTCTGTGCTGTGCCTGTCGCGGCAGGCCTTGCCGACGTTCCGCAGCGATGCCCGCGGCAAGAACCGCGTCGCGCGCGGTGCCTATCTCGTGGTCTCGCCGGATGGCGGCCGCGACGTGACGCTGATGGCGACCGGCTCGGAAGTATCGATCGCGCTGGAGGCCGCGCGCCTGCTCGCAACCGAGCACATCCGAGCAGCCGTGGTGTCCGCGCCTTGCTTCGCTCTGTTCGAGGAGCAACCGGATGATTACCGCGCCGCTGTGCTCGGTAGCGCGCCGCGCGTCGGGATCGAGGCGGCCGTCGCCGGCGACTGGCATCGCTGGATCGGCGCCGACGGCGAGTTCGTCGGCATGCGCGGCTTCGGGGCCTCGGCGCCGGCGCCGGTGCTCTACCGCGAATTCGGCATCACCCCACAGAGCATTGCAGAGGCGGCCCGCCGGGCGATCGCCCGCAAGAGCCAATAA